A part of Bacteroidia bacterium genomic DNA contains:
- a CDS encoding response regulator transcription factor produces the protein MIQAIAIDDEPKALEIIRSHASGIPYLTLVETFSDPLRAITYLQDHPVDLIFLDINMPGVDGLALVKKFSLEQMIVFTTAHSEYALEGFEVEAVDYLLKPFDQARFLQAVNKARNRMKHTVPAPADFFFVNAGNQKKRISFSDILYVQGEGNYISYVTTSEKILVRSSLSEAANLLPAPMFVQIHRSYIVAVRHIEKIEDNHVYINGTAITIGSTFKEKFLKVIDSF, from the coding sequence ATGATACAGGCGATCGCTATAGACGACGAACCCAAAGCGCTGGAAATCATACGGAGTCACGCTTCGGGCATCCCTTACCTTACACTTGTGGAGACGTTTTCCGACCCATTGCGTGCGATTACTTATTTGCAGGATCATCCGGTAGACCTGATTTTTCTGGATATCAATATGCCAGGTGTTGACGGGCTTGCATTGGTGAAAAAATTTTCGCTGGAGCAAATGATTGTATTTACTACCGCCCACAGTGAATATGCACTCGAAGGATTCGAAGTAGAGGCGGTGGACTATCTGTTGAAACCCTTTGACCAGGCCAGATTTTTACAGGCGGTGAATAAAGCCCGAAACCGCATGAAACATACTGTGCCGGCTCCTGCCGATTTTTTCTTTGTAAATGCAGGCAATCAGAAAAAGCGGATATCCTTCAGCGACATTTTATATGTTCAGGGTGAAGGGAATTATATCAGTTATGTAACCACATCGGAAAAAATTCTCGTTCGATCTTCTCTTTCCGAAGCGGCAAACCTTTTGCCCGCACCGATGTTTGTACAGATTCATCGCTCTTACATTGTCGCTGTCAGACATATCGAAAAGATCGAAGACAACCATGTATATATAAATGGTACGGCAATTACCATAGGAAGTACGTTTAAAGAAAAATTTCTGAAAGTGATCGACTCGTTTTGA
- a CDS encoding HigA family addiction module antitoxin encodes MNKINHEWEDGLIGSGSGLINPNSEDFRMLKEKIINHSAKIPVDEKIQIRIKGLKYKMETYLKEGIPETIIPAGVFLKEFIEITGVSYKDFAAYIGCKNSNLSALLSGARKINYDVALKLGHIFNMEPEIWLNIQNRGELWEIHQQNATEYQKYQLADLLKKAG; translated from the coding sequence ATGAACAAAATAAATCATGAATGGGAAGATGGCCTTATTGGTTCAGGATCAGGCCTGATCAATCCGAATAGTGAGGATTTTCGCATGCTGAAAGAAAAGATTATTAATCATTCAGCAAAAATACCTGTTGATGAAAAGATTCAGATTCGGATTAAGGGGTTAAAATATAAAATGGAGACTTACCTTAAGGAAGGGATTCCTGAAACAATCATACCTGCTGGCGTATTCCTAAAAGAATTTATCGAGATTACCGGTGTATCATACAAAGATTTTGCAGCCTATATCGGCTGTAAAAATTCTAATTTAAGTGCGCTTTTAAGTGGCGCCCGGAAAATCAATTATGATGTGGCTCTAAAGCTTGGCCATATTTTTAATATGGAGCCTGAGATTTGGCTAAACATTCAGAATAGAGGAGAACTTTGGGAGATTCACCAACAAAATGCAACGGAATACCAAAAATATCAGTTGGCAGATCTCCTGAAAAAAGCGGGATGA
- a CDS encoding M1 family aminopeptidase, whose translation MFTIIFSQELKYWSKNPSVYVYSLVLFLLATGTMAGTAGIFGEDSTHSLLLANSPEGIYSLMNLFLKLLLFIIPAIIGNSVCRDYRSNMYKVLYTYPFTKITYLLAKFSSAYIVVFLIALVIGAGFVAGANLPGVVPSRVTAFDPGVYVHIYGVYILPNVFFFGLVVFAITLLSRNLHTGFISVVVLLVLRETAARVLAREGGVVSLFDPLGEWATLFYTRHHTVAQQNQLPLPLGEWIIFNRLLWIGITALLSIWVYKWFSFSQQAFSFRVKNKRTVNVSDLESGRVIKTHLPEVKYQFSFFHQLKTAWEISDIEFRSIVKSGSFISILAVGVLFTFILLFQMNPPYGARIMPFTWVMLAFPVLFYSLLIQAMTFLYAGILVHRPTVFRMNEWVDATPAANVTLLLSRFLALVKMQVLLLSLIMVVGILVQAWLGFYQFEIGHYLFDLLGIHLIGFVIWAFAAVLVQTIFTNPYLGLFALIIGSFGISNLPALGVNEWLFRFNENPDPSFFLKYSDLSGYGYSLTPYFLYKIYWSFFGLILFGGALLFWIRGLPQSFAERISVASSRMKGNILIYLGTMTTLFMSTGLALYQAEHTGLKMLTENETSAISREADRKYGRYVHFLQPRIVSVKINMELFPESFRYHAEGEYTMVNVSEKVIDTLLIHYAGEVKTSYHFDQNSKTLTRDTVAFVDIVLLENGLQPGDSMRLHFAIEPVPATILIKNTQVEKDGTFMTSVVFPGLGYESHDIQFSHTDASALQNHYRSIDSDYIDFEATVSTSDGHTAIAPGYLQKEWRENGRHYFSYKSREKVTNDYVFLSGLYEVKREKWNGKDLEIFYHKGHAYNLGHMMRGLKATLSYNENHFAPYQHKKITVVEFSRALGEYAQSFANTIPYTEIGFVLDIDTLRGLNFPFIGVAHELSHQWWGHQVVPAGVTGSRMITEGLAEYTSLKVLEQEFGEHQGRMFREKALKIYLKNRAEDADEQPLMYNTGLAKSYIPYQKGSLVFYAMCDYLGEEKFHHLLKAWLEKVRFQCAPYATSAELVDFIQTGTPDSLQYLIHDLFETVTSYDNQMLTATAHRLGNGKYQVDLAFAVRKFGDDDRLLADYIEIGIFTEPDHTGQPRKLYLQKHKITQTQNTLTLIVDEMPLQAGIDPMIKLIDNNPADNMIAVQPRKK comes from the coding sequence ATGTTTACGATTATCTTCTCCCAGGAACTGAAATACTGGTCGAAAAACCCTTCTGTATATGTGTACAGCCTCGTGTTATTTCTGCTGGCAACAGGAACAATGGCCGGAACCGCAGGCATATTCGGAGAAGATTCAACCCATTCTCTGCTATTGGCCAATTCGCCCGAAGGGATATACTCTCTCATGAATCTTTTTCTCAAGCTGCTGCTTTTTATAATCCCTGCGATCATTGGAAATTCGGTCTGCCGGGATTACCGGAGCAATATGTACAAGGTTTTATACACGTATCCTTTTACCAAAATTACCTACCTCCTCGCCAAATTTTCGAGCGCATATATCGTCGTTTTTCTGATCGCATTAGTGATCGGAGCCGGGTTTGTCGCAGGAGCTAACCTTCCCGGAGTCGTGCCTTCACGGGTAACTGCGTTCGACCCGGGGGTATATGTTCATATTTACGGCGTCTATATTTTGCCTAATGTGTTTTTCTTTGGCCTGGTGGTTTTTGCCATAACTCTTTTATCCCGAAATCTGCACACAGGGTTTATTTCGGTAGTAGTTTTACTGGTCTTGCGGGAAACTGCTGCGAGAGTCCTGGCGCGAGAGGGTGGGGTAGTCTCTCTTTTTGATCCATTGGGCGAATGGGCCACCTTGTTTTATACCCGTCACCACACGGTAGCCCAACAAAACCAACTGCCGCTTCCATTGGGAGAGTGGATAATATTCAATCGGTTGTTGTGGATAGGAATTACGGCACTTTTGTCCATATGGGTTTACAAATGGTTTTCCTTCAGCCAGCAGGCTTTCTCTTTTCGTGTAAAAAATAAACGCACAGTGAATGTGTCTGATCTGGAATCTGGCCGCGTTATCAAAACCCATTTGCCGGAAGTGAAGTATCAGTTTTCCTTTTTTCACCAGCTAAAAACAGCCTGGGAAATATCCGATATAGAGTTTCGAAGCATTGTGAAAAGCGGTTCTTTTATCAGCATTCTGGCGGTAGGGGTGTTGTTTACTTTCATCCTGCTTTTTCAGATGAATCCGCCTTACGGCGCCCGGATCATGCCTTTTACCTGGGTAATGCTGGCGTTTCCGGTTTTGTTTTATTCCCTGCTGATACAGGCAATGACGTTTTTGTATGCAGGCATTCTCGTTCACCGGCCCACTGTTTTCCGGATGAATGAATGGGTGGACGCAACGCCTGCTGCGAATGTTACCTTACTCCTGTCCCGGTTTCTGGCACTGGTAAAGATGCAGGTTTTGCTGCTGTCCCTGATTATGGTTGTGGGAATATTGGTACAGGCCTGGCTGGGATTTTATCAATTTGAGATCGGGCATTATCTCTTTGACCTGCTGGGTATTCATCTGATAGGATTTGTCATTTGGGCATTTGCTGCGGTGTTGGTTCAGACCATTTTTACCAACCCCTATTTGGGTTTATTTGCCCTGATTATTGGCTCTTTTGGAATCTCCAATCTTCCTGCACTGGGGGTAAACGAATGGCTTTTTCGGTTTAACGAAAACCCCGACCCCTCTTTTTTCCTCAAATACTCTGACCTGAGCGGTTATGGTTATTCGCTTACGCCGTATTTTCTCTATAAAATCTATTGGAGCTTTTTCGGGCTGATTTTGTTTGGTGGTGCGTTGCTGTTTTGGATCAGAGGTTTGCCCCAGTCATTCGCAGAAAGAATATCTGTTGCCAGTTCGCGCATGAAGGGGAATATATTGATTTATCTCGGCACCATGACCACGCTTTTTATGTCAACAGGACTTGCCCTTTACCAGGCAGAACACACGGGTTTAAAAATGTTAACAGAAAATGAAACCAGTGCCATCTCCCGTGAAGCCGACCGTAAATACGGCAGATATGTTCATTTTCTTCAGCCGCGGATTGTATCGGTAAAAATAAATATGGAGTTGTTTCCCGAATCATTCCGATATCACGCCGAAGGAGAATATACAATGGTAAATGTTTCTGAAAAGGTCATCGATACACTTCTGATTCATTATGCCGGAGAGGTAAAAACTTCTTACCATTTTGACCAAAATTCAAAGACTCTCACCCGTGATACGGTCGCGTTTGTTGATATTGTCCTGCTGGAAAATGGTCTTCAGCCCGGTGATAGCATGCGTTTGCATTTTGCAATTGAACCGGTACCCGCTACAATTTTAATTAAAAATACGCAAGTGGAGAAAGACGGGACGTTTATGACTTCCGTGGTTTTTCCGGGGCTTGGGTATGAATCGCACGATATACAATTTTCTCATACTGACGCTTCCGCCCTCCAAAATCACTACCGGTCGATAGATTCAGACTATATTGACTTTGAAGCAACTGTAAGTACATCTGACGGCCACACAGCGATTGCGCCAGGTTATTTACAGAAAGAATGGCGCGAAAATGGGCGGCACTATTTTTCCTATAAATCCCGGGAAAAGGTGACCAATGACTATGTATTTCTCTCCGGCCTGTATGAGGTGAAAAGGGAAAAATGGAACGGCAAGGATCTGGAAATTTTTTACCACAAAGGGCATGCGTACAACCTGGGCCATATGATGCGTGGACTGAAAGCTACACTCAGCTACAACGAAAATCATTTTGCCCCCTACCAGCATAAAAAGATCACCGTCGTCGAGTTTTCACGAGCTTTGGGAGAATATGCGCAGTCATTCGCAAATACAATTCCTTACACAGAAATTGGTTTTGTGCTGGATATTGACACGTTGCGGGGGTTAAATTTTCCTTTTATCGGCGTTGCGCACGAACTGTCTCATCAGTGGTGGGGCCATCAGGTCGTTCCTGCGGGTGTGACGGGTAGTCGCATGATCACAGAAGGGCTGGCTGAATACACCTCGTTGAAAGTACTGGAGCAGGAGTTTGGCGAACACCAGGGGCGAATGTTTCGAGAAAAAGCGCTGAAAATCTACCTGAAAAACAGAGCCGAAGATGCCGATGAGCAGCCACTGATGTACAATACCGGGCTGGCGAAAAGTTATATTCCCTATCAGAAAGGCTCCTTGGTTTTTTACGCCATGTGTGATTATCTGGGGGAGGAAAAGTTTCACCACCTGCTCAAAGCCTGGCTGGAGAAAGTGCGGTTTCAGTGCGCGCCTTATGCGACCTCCGCCGAACTGGTAGATTTCATCCAAACAGGAACCCCTGATTCCTTACAGTATCTGATCCACGACTTATTTGAAACGGTTACTTCTTACGACAATCAAATGCTTACAGCCACGGCTCATAGGTTGGGAAATGGGAAATATCAGGTGGATTTGGCCTTTGCCGTTCGTAAATTCGGAGATGACGACCGGCTACTGGCAGACTATATCGAAATCGGTATTTTTACAGAACCAGACCATACCGGCCAGCCACGGAAACTCTATCTGCAAAAACATAAAATTACCCAAACCCAAAATACATTGACCCTGATCGTTGACGAAATGCCTTTGCAGGCGGGTATCGATCCTATGATCAAACTCATCGACAACAATCCCGCTGATAATATGATCGCTGTTCAACCCCGCAAAAAATAG
- a CDS encoding histidine kinase, whose translation MKKGILNTIQTWLAAHWEKLLHAAGWFLVFLTMSEIWFSQNLLKVKIIHSYSIIASVFVFYVNILWLIPAFLKKKRWATYLMALITIVAAMLSAGILIHLGVQGEDSDDLGLLLGLMILGVLFALVYIFTRDWVLNLGYIEKLKSEKLEVELAFLKSQVDPHFLFNTLNTLYALALEEKAGKTADAIAKLGTLMRYNLHDSQVEFVSLGKEMDFIEKYITLQQLRVPERCRIEWVMAPETESWMDKKIAPMLLIPFVENAFKHGVSLTDDTFIHIHFAISEEMLVLTIKNSILPGSTTDERTGIGLQNVKSRLDLLYPGQHDLAIDHQKGIHTTRLEINLHP comes from the coding sequence GTGAAAAAAGGAATATTAAATACTATCCAAACCTGGCTCGCCGCACATTGGGAGAAACTGTTGCATGCTGCCGGGTGGTTTCTGGTCTTTTTGACGATGAGTGAGATTTGGTTCTCCCAAAATCTTCTGAAAGTTAAAATTATTCACAGCTACTCCATCATTGCTTCTGTTTTTGTGTTTTATGTGAATATCCTCTGGCTGATTCCGGCATTTTTGAAAAAAAAGAGATGGGCGACGTATCTGATGGCATTGATAACCATAGTAGCAGCCATGCTTTCTGCGGGCATTTTGATTCATTTGGGTGTACAAGGTGAAGATTCAGATGACCTGGGTTTACTTTTGGGATTAATGATTTTGGGCGTATTATTTGCGCTGGTGTATATATTTACCAGAGACTGGGTGCTCAATCTGGGTTATATCGAAAAATTGAAGTCAGAAAAGCTGGAAGTTGAACTGGCATTCCTCAAATCGCAGGTAGATCCCCATTTTTTGTTTAATACGCTCAATACGCTGTATGCACTTGCGCTGGAGGAAAAGGCCGGGAAAACTGCAGATGCTATCGCCAAACTCGGCACCTTGATGCGGTACAACCTGCATGACTCTCAGGTAGAATTTGTTTCATTGGGTAAGGAGATGGATTTTATCGAAAAATACATTACCCTTCAGCAGTTAAGGGTTCCTGAACGTTGCCGGATCGAGTGGGTGATGGCGCCCGAAACAGAATCATGGATGGACAAAAAGATTGCCCCCATGCTGCTGATTCCCTTTGTCGAAAATGCATTTAAGCATGGGGTAAGCCTTACCGATGACACCTTTATCCATATTCATTTTGCGATCAGCGAAGAAATGCTGGTGCTGACGATTAAAAACAGTATTTTGCCAGGCAGCACTACAGATGAACGCACCGGGATCGGGCTTCAAAATGTAAAAAGCAGATTGGACTTGCTCTATCCCGGACAACACGATCTTGCTATCGATCACCAAAAAGGCATTCACACTACGCGTCTGGAAATAAATTTACATCCATGA
- a CDS encoding DUF72 domain-containing protein encodes MKFGKLPDISHINFELPANPGHISEVLGGKAKGNFHAYVGCPMWGNKSWTGKLYPKGAKPADYLRYYSQSFNTIELNSTHYRVPSSEIARRWEEMAASGFAFCPKVPQSISHYRKLVNCDDEINLFADVVALFGEKLGCAFVQLHESFGPNLLPYLRSFVQSFPSFLPLAIEFRHPDWFDDHRLTPEVEELLQKHQISTVITDVAGRRDVLHHSLSSSTAMIRFVGNGLIPSDYTRADLWITRIAEWVEMGLEKLYFFVHEPDDTFAPEMGTYIIQKLNKQFNLNLRIPGIPEEPGKQMQLF; translated from the coding sequence ATGAAATTCGGCAAACTCCCTGACATCAGCCATATAAACTTCGAACTTCCCGCCAATCCCGGCCATATTTCGGAGGTGTTGGGCGGAAAGGCTAAAGGCAATTTTCATGCGTATGTCGGCTGTCCTATGTGGGGAAACAAATCATGGACCGGCAAACTTTACCCCAAAGGCGCCAAACCCGCCGACTATCTGCGATACTATTCGCAGTCCTTTAATACGATTGAACTTAATTCCACCCACTACCGCGTGCCTTCGTCAGAGATTGCCCGGCGTTGGGAGGAAATGGCCGCGTCCGGCTTTGCCTTTTGCCCGAAAGTACCTCAAAGCATTTCCCACTACCGTAAACTCGTCAACTGCGACGACGAGATCAACTTGTTTGCGGATGTTGTAGCGCTGTTTGGCGAAAAACTCGGTTGCGCCTTTGTCCAGCTTCACGAATCATTTGGCCCCAATCTTCTGCCATATCTGCGCTCATTTGTACAGAGTTTTCCCTCCTTTCTTCCTCTTGCAATCGAGTTTCGCCACCCTGATTGGTTTGACGACCACCGGCTGACTCCCGAGGTCGAAGAACTGCTGCAAAAACATCAGATCTCCACTGTAATCACCGATGTAGCCGGGAGGCGTGATGTACTGCATCATTCGCTGAGCTCTTCCACAGCTATGATACGTTTTGTGGGCAATGGCCTTATTCCCTCCGACTATACCCGCGCCGATCTTTGGATAACCCGCATTGCGGAGTGGGTAGAAATGGGACTGGAAAAACTCTACTTTTTTGTCCACGAACCCGACGATACTTTCGCCCCGGAAATGGGCACTTATATCATTCAAAAACTCAATAAGCAGTTTAATCTCAATCTGCGAATCCCGGGCATCCCTGAAGAGCCGGGAAAGCAGATGCAGTTGTTTTGA
- a CDS encoding MBL fold metallo-hydrolase has translation MISIQTFVFNPFQENTYIVSDTSGACVIIDPGCYSDSEQRALSQYIERNKLEVALLLNTHGHIDHMLGNYFVKETWKVPFVTHRLVVPELESTQAYGATMGLMAHPSPAPDRFVDEGDIIQFGETELEVLFTPGHSAGHISFLHRASGNIFSGDVLFQGSIGRTDLPGGSFPQLMKTIYDKFLTLDDEVIVNCGHGFSTTIGEERKSNMYILNYPPA, from the coding sequence ATGATTTCCATTCAGACTTTCGTTTTTAACCCTTTTCAGGAAAATACATATATCGTCTCTGACACTTCCGGCGCCTGTGTTATCATCGATCCGGGGTGTTATTCCGACTCAGAGCAACGAGCACTTTCCCAGTATATAGAAAGAAACAAACTTGAAGTAGCACTGTTGCTCAACACTCATGGGCATATCGACCATATGTTGGGCAATTACTTCGTAAAAGAGACCTGGAAGGTACCATTTGTGACACACCGGCTGGTTGTACCCGAACTGGAAAGTACCCAGGCATATGGAGCCACGATGGGATTGATGGCTCACCCCTCACCTGCCCCCGACCGCTTTGTCGATGAAGGAGATATTATACAGTTTGGCGAAACGGAGCTGGAGGTATTATTTACACCCGGGCATTCTGCCGGGCATATTAGTTTTTTGCACAGGGCTTCGGGAAATATTTTCTCAGGGGATGTACTGTTTCAGGGAAGTATCGGTCGTACAGATTTGCCGGGTGGATCATTTCCCCAGCTGATGAAAACCATTTATGATAAGTTTCTCACGCTCGACGATGAAGTGATCGTAAATTGCGGACATGGATTTTCGACCACCATCGGAGAAGAGCGCAAAAGCAATATGTATATTCTGAACTATCCGCCTGCTTAA